From a region of the Roseivirga sp. 4D4 genome:
- a CDS encoding PepSY-like domain-containing protein — MKTLRLILALWLMCLTQVLAAQIIPNKTKSVFDAKYPEATQVSWSILENSNGYQVGFIDQKKHRHAIFSTEAKWVETITIINNKRELPGLVRLTVDETYPKSSYDWMKLSEKPEGSFYVVAITSGTEENEHMLLTLTKEGDITSVSRDNKSHRKR, encoded by the coding sequence ATGAAGACATTAAGACTCATTTTAGCCCTATGGTTGATGTGCTTGACACAAGTACTTGCGGCACAAATTATTCCTAACAAAACCAAATCAGTTTTCGATGCTAAGTACCCAGAAGCCACTCAGGTAAGTTGGTCTATTCTGGAGAATAGCAATGGTTATCAGGTCGGTTTTATAGATCAGAAAAAACATCGACATGCCATATTCTCCACTGAGGCAAAATGGGTCGAAACCATCACAATCATAAACAATAAAAGAGAACTGCCGGGATTGGTAAGGTTGACAGTTGACGAGACATATCCCAAGAGTAGTTATGATTGGATGAAGCTATCAGAAAAGCCAGAGGGAAGCTTCTACGTAGTGGCGATCACTTCAGGAACCGAAGAGAATGAGCATATGCTATTGACACTTACGAAAGAAGGTGACATTACAAGTGTATCAAGGGATAATAAAAGTCATCGCAAGCGATGA
- a CDS encoding sodium:calcium antiporter, whose amino-acid sequence MTLPLLILGLLALWAGTELLLKGVMRVADHYELSHVFTGIVILSIITDLPETAIAVTSSLKQLQGIEASGLIIGNSIGSSIAQITAVLGISGLYGYFTLTKSQIFNDGAFFVGSVALLFFIALDGQITMQEGSSMLIIYFLYYWTMIRREKMALKLKKKRIKKLHIIIGYILGGAFILITGSELAVRNALLLAESWGVSQTFIGIVIIGLSTSLPELAVSISAALKKAPGLSIGNIIGSNIYDILVPIGISSVIFPLNFEKRIIHVDVPFLLFVSALVIFFFWKKKGLQRKEAIALIVLFGMFCLYKIILP is encoded by the coding sequence ATGACATTGCCTTTGCTCATTCTTGGTTTATTGGCTTTATGGGCCGGAACTGAATTGCTGCTGAAGGGTGTAATGAGAGTTGCCGATCATTATGAGCTTTCTCATGTCTTTACAGGCATTGTCATTCTTTCCATTATTACTGATTTACCCGAGACCGCTATAGCCGTTACCAGTTCTCTAAAACAACTTCAAGGCATTGAAGCCTCAGGGCTCATCATCGGAAACTCTATTGGCAGCAGTATAGCTCAAATCACTGCCGTTCTGGGTATAAGCGGATTATACGGCTATTTCACCCTTACCAAATCTCAAATTTTCAATGACGGTGCCTTCTTTGTTGGTTCCGTGGCATTGCTCTTTTTCATCGCCCTGGACGGTCAAATCACAATGCAAGAAGGGAGTTCTATGCTGATCATCTATTTTCTCTATTACTGGACAATGATTCGAAGAGAAAAGATGGCATTGAAACTCAAGAAAAAGAGGATAAAGAAACTGCATATCATTATTGGCTACATTTTAGGCGGAGCATTTATTTTAATTACCGGATCGGAACTGGCCGTCAGAAACGCTCTTTTACTTGCAGAAAGCTGGGGCGTTTCTCAAACGTTTATTGGGATAGTGATTATCGGTCTAAGTACCAGCTTGCCTGAACTAGCAGTATCTATCTCAGCTGCTTTGAAAAAAGCTCCAGGGCTTTCAATTGGAAATATCATTGGTAGCAATATTTATGATATACTGGTTCCTATAGGGATAAGCTCGGTTATTTTCCCATTGAACTTCGAAAAGAGAATCATTCACGTAGATGTGCCCTTTCTTCTCTTCGTATCTGCTCTAGTAATATTCTTTTTCTGGAAGAAGAAGGGACTGCAACGAAAAGAAGCAATCGCCCTGATTGTGCTTTTTGGTATGTTTTGTTTATACAAAATCATACTGCCGTAA
- a CDS encoding pyridoxamine 5'-phosphate oxidase family protein — protein sequence MQGILNDSQIDSLLRSELVGRLACSADGRPYVVPVVYAYDGDYIYSHTREGKKIQMLRENPQVCFEIDQVDDLANWRSVLLNGEFQELDDNGKASENAIRLLTNRMMPFKVGESSLPRFGMEKLPHMIGSSTNLVTYRIKITDRSGRFEKE from the coding sequence ATGCAAGGTATCCTCAATGATAGTCAGATTGATAGCCTGCTGAGATCGGAACTGGTTGGGCGATTGGCCTGTAGTGCCGATGGAAGACCATATGTAGTACCGGTGGTCTATGCTTACGATGGAGATTATATTTATAGCCATACGCGTGAAGGCAAGAAGATTCAAATGCTTAGAGAGAACCCTCAAGTTTGCTTCGAAATAGATCAGGTTGATGATCTTGCCAATTGGCGAAGTGTTCTTTTAAATGGAGAATTTCAAGAGTTGGATGATAACGGAAAGGCATCTGAAAATGCCATAAGACTCCTGACAAATAGAATGATGCCTTTCAAAGTAGGAGAGAGTAGTTTACCGAGGTTCGGCATGGAAAAACTCCCTCATATGATTGGCTCCAGTACAAATTTGGTTACCTATAGAATCAAGATTACTGATAGATCAGGAAGGTTCGAAAAAGAATGA
- a CDS encoding Crp/Fnr family transcriptional regulator, with the protein MIAQKEQVLDTPQITELPSFFKIASDNSPTGDFEEDFYAKGQVVFRIDSLPHGLYYVKSGKVKVFKYGSDGKEQILTIAGAGRFLGYKDLLADRRYTSGATVVEDATLIFIPKSDFFEIFKSDEASDYFTGLLCRDLAEAEERMVSMAYKPVRGRLAESLLSLNKTYKDQSRGIDLTREELANFVGTAKETVIRLLSEFKAEKLIQIEGRNIEVLNLQGLNHIHNIYA; encoded by the coding sequence ATGATCGCACAGAAAGAACAAGTACTCGACACCCCACAAATAACCGAACTCCCCTCATTTTTTAAGATTGCCTCTGACAACTCACCCACTGGAGATTTTGAGGAAGATTTCTATGCCAAAGGACAGGTAGTTTTTAGGATCGACAGTTTGCCTCATGGTTTATACTATGTGAAGTCTGGCAAGGTCAAAGTATTTAAATATGGCAGCGATGGTAAGGAGCAAATCCTCACAATCGCAGGGGCAGGAAGGTTCTTAGGGTATAAAGACTTGCTGGCAGATCGAAGGTATACCTCCGGGGCAACTGTAGTTGAAGATGCAACATTGATTTTTATACCCAAGAGTGATTTCTTTGAGATTTTTAAGTCCGATGAAGCCTCAGACTATTTTACTGGTCTACTTTGCCGAGATCTGGCGGAAGCTGAGGAAAGAATGGTCTCAATGGCCTACAAGCCAGTAAGAGGCAGACTTGCCGAAAGCTTGCTTTCTCTTAATAAGACCTATAAAGATCAAAGCAGAGGCATTGATTTGACACGCGAAGAACTCGCTAACTTTGTCGGTACAGCCAAAGAGACTGTTATCCGACTCTTGTCTGAGTTCAAGGCAGAGAAGCTCATTCAGATAGAGGGTAGAAATATTGAAGTATTGAACCTTCAAGGGCTTAATCACATCCACAATATTTACGCTTAA
- a CDS encoding response regulator, whose amino-acid sequence MKKISVLLVDDHTLVREGIKNSLVTQEHIQIVGEAKNGLEALDILKKSTPDVVIMDVNMPIMNGTETTKSIKRLYPDINIIVLTMHNEEALISELLQSGATGYLLKSTSMAELVEAIEVVSGGETYFTKEVALKMMNRFVKGTGRTKALKAASLTKREVEILKLISEEYTNHEIADMLFISPRTVDTHRRNLIQKLHAKNTAGLVRYAIRNNIAEI is encoded by the coding sequence ATGAAGAAGATCTCTGTTCTCCTTGTAGATGATCATACATTGGTTCGGGAGGGCATCAAGAACTCTTTGGTGACGCAAGAGCATATTCAAATTGTTGGCGAGGCGAAGAATGGTCTAGAAGCCCTGGATATCTTAAAGAAGTCAACACCGGATGTAGTGATCATGGATGTGAATATGCCGATCATGAATGGCACGGAAACCACCAAAAGCATTAAGAGGCTATATCCCGACATCAACATCATAGTGCTTACCATGCACAATGAGGAGGCGCTGATCAGTGAACTTTTACAATCCGGAGCGACAGGTTATCTTTTGAAGAGTACGAGTATGGCAGAACTGGTAGAAGCTATTGAAGTAGTATCTGGCGGAGAGACTTATTTCACCAAAGAAGTAGCCTTAAAAATGATGAATCGTTTTGTAAAGGGTACCGGCAGAACCAAGGCACTCAAGGCTGCTTCGCTGACGAAAAGGGAAGTAGAGATTCTAAAACTCATATCTGAGGAGTATACCAACCACGAAATAGCGGATATGCTCTTTATCAGCCCTCGGACTGTCGATACACATCGTAGAAACCTTATTCAGAAGCTGCATGCCAAGAATACGGCAGGTCTTGTACGCTATGCTATTCGAAACAACATTGCGGAGATTTGA
- a CDS encoding PAS domain-containing sensor histidine kinase, with protein sequence MPQDYIKDSIVFPLIFNCSVEGILVTNSKAEIVRINPSCTRIFGYTEEELIGKKIEVLIPEKFHERHVKHRENYAKAPQVRRMAAATDLYGLRKDATQVPLEISLTYIKHEKELFVLAFIVDVTDKRKLEKAKSLALVEGEENERRRIAQELHDGIGQAISSISLNLNALEPELEKFNHRFQEIYGVLKGEIENTMQEVRTISHNLTPRILEDYGLQHALEHLCATIDDSTDVELHLHFNGEALDFKDGIGIGLYRMIQEAVNNALRHGAPKVVNVHLTRTDHELLVLVEDDGCGFDVENTPKGLGMNNIESRAHLLKGEVHFDSNEQSGTTVSINIPI encoded by the coding sequence ATGCCTCAGGATTATATAAAGGATAGTATAGTTTTTCCTTTGATATTCAACTGCTCAGTTGAAGGTATCCTAGTTACGAATTCGAAAGCTGAAATCGTCAGGATTAACCCAAGTTGTACAAGGATATTTGGCTATACCGAGGAGGAACTGATCGGTAAGAAAATCGAAGTCCTTATTCCAGAGAAGTTTCATGAAAGGCATGTTAAGCACCGTGAAAATTATGCCAAGGCACCTCAGGTCAGACGCATGGCAGCTGCAACGGATTTGTACGGCCTAAGGAAAGATGCAACCCAAGTGCCACTTGAAATAAGTTTGACTTATATCAAGCATGAAAAAGAGCTATTCGTCTTGGCTTTCATTGTGGATGTAACAGATAAAAGAAAGCTTGAAAAGGCTAAGAGTCTGGCACTTGTCGAAGGCGAAGAAAATGAAAGAAGAAGAATTGCGCAGGAACTGCATGACGGAATTGGTCAGGCCATTTCATCCATTAGCCTAAATCTTAATGCACTAGAACCTGAACTGGAAAAGTTCAATCATCGCTTTCAGGAAATCTATGGAGTTCTCAAGGGAGAAATTGAAAATACCATGCAGGAGGTAAGGACTATTTCCCATAATCTCACACCGCGCATATTGGAAGATTATGGTTTGCAACATGCCTTGGAACACCTTTGCGCCACTATAGACGATTCCACGGATGTTGAACTGCACCTGCACTTCAACGGTGAGGCCCTAGATTTTAAAGATGGTATTGGTATTGGGCTTTATAGAATGATTCAGGAAGCCGTGAACAACGCATTACGCCATGGAGCACCTAAAGTGGTAAATGTGCACTTGACCAGAACCGATCATGAGCTTTTAGTGCTTGTAGAAGATGATGGTTGCGGTTTTGACGTTGAAAACACACCCAAAGGCTTGGGAATGAACAATATTGAGTCACGGGCTCATTTATTGAAAGGAGAAGTTCATTTTGATTCAAATGAGCAGAGTGGAACAACGGTGTCTATAAACATTCCGATATGA
- a CDS encoding cyclic nucleotide-binding domain-containing protein, producing MILTYKPEPESPRGEVSDKVKDKEIRIVKKFSGGLYREGERLNKLFFLIDGKVSLFKRNGYGQEVKILTIGQGGFLGVEAFQGNHILDHTAKVIRAAKLLVIPLVRLPEVMTRWPKLKHQVTLQLIGQLDLLEDI from the coding sequence ATGATACTGACTTATAAACCAGAGCCAGAATCACCTAGAGGAGAAGTATCCGACAAGGTGAAGGACAAAGAAATCAGGATTGTCAAGAAGTTCTCAGGTGGGCTTTACCGAGAGGGAGAACGACTCAATAAACTGTTCTTTTTGATCGATGGTAAAGTCTCACTATTCAAAAGGAACGGTTATGGACAGGAAGTGAAGATTTTGACGATAGGCCAAGGAGGGTTTCTTGGTGTAGAAGCCTTTCAAGGAAATCATATACTCGACCATACGGCAAAGGTCATTAGGGCGGCAAAGCTTTTAGTGATTCCGCTGGTTCGGCTGCCTGAAGTCATGACCAGATGGCCAAAACTTAAGCATCAGGTGACGCTTCAGTTGATTGGTCAGTTAGATTTGCTTGAGGATATCTAA
- a CDS encoding DUF4136 domain-containing protein — MRKFVVLIIVFLQLSCSQKLYVSSDYDKAADFSTYKTFAWAREQEPVGKSHPMYDNELNRKRIRDAIEAEMASIGFKRFDLAPDILVDFHITIDQKMDYMVHDYYPFGFNYWPDYDMASYSYKKGALVIHFVDTKKEQLVWQGVGTKTLSDVPPENPEERIKKAVEKILSKYLTVK; from the coding sequence ATGAGAAAATTCGTAGTACTAATAATAGTTTTCCTTCAGTTGAGCTGTTCTCAGAAGCTGTATGTTTCATCAGATTATGATAAAGCAGCTGACTTTAGCACTTATAAGACTTTTGCCTGGGCCAGGGAGCAAGAACCTGTTGGTAAGAGTCACCCTATGTATGATAATGAGCTGAATAGAAAGCGGATCAGAGATGCTATTGAAGCAGAAATGGCTTCCATTGGTTTCAAGAGATTCGATCTGGCACCCGATATTTTGGTTGACTTTCACATCACCATCGATCAGAAGATGGACTATATGGTCCATGACTACTACCCATTTGGTTTCAACTACTGGCCTGACTATGACATGGCTTCCTATAGTTATAAGAAGGGCGCTTTGGTCATCCATTTTGTAGATACCAAAAAAGAGCAATTGGTGTGGCAGGGGGTAGGTACCAAAACCTTATCGGATGTTCCCCCAGAGAACCCGGAGGAAAGAATCAAAAAGGCCGTTGAAAAGATATTATCAAAGTATTTGACCGTCAAATAA
- a CDS encoding site-2 protease family protein: MKGSLFLGQFAQIKVYVHWTFFILFAFIIYSGVSAGQSVDAIAWHLLFLITIFGCVILHEFGHALTGRRYGFKTKDIILLPIGGLARFEKLPENPIQEFVVAIAGPMVNFAIAFVLYFITQPSAHMILNLDLSSINQENFVTLIWIVNLSLGLFNLIPAFPMDGGRIFRAILSMFQPREKATKNAARLGLLLALGFIVLGLYYNPFLIFIGGFIILSASSESSIVSAQALLEGHKAGDIVMHNFSSLNHDLSIAQASEAVLDRQSTHFVIYSDSKEVVGTVNRDQIIKSLKVMDHKTTLSSIMNPVLEHIPAETSLKELYTSQILRNNVMVPVTENGEVVGVINLENILEFLAIKQATPQWKSILQRHKPT, from the coding sequence ATGAAAGGCTCTTTATTTTTAGGTCAATTTGCCCAAATCAAAGTTTATGTTCACTGGACATTCTTCATCCTGTTTGCCTTTATTATCTATTCGGGAGTTTCCGCTGGCCAATCGGTTGATGCCATTGCCTGGCACCTACTCTTCCTAATCACAATTTTTGGTTGCGTTATACTACATGAGTTTGGTCACGCCCTGACAGGGAGAAGATATGGTTTTAAGACCAAGGATATCATTCTCTTACCCATCGGGGGACTCGCAAGATTTGAAAAGCTTCCAGAAAACCCTATTCAAGAGTTTGTTGTGGCCATCGCTGGGCCCATGGTCAATTTTGCCATCGCATTTGTGCTGTACTTTATTACCCAACCCAGTGCACACATGATCCTGAACCTTGATTTGAGTTCAATCAATCAGGAGAATTTTGTGACACTCATTTGGATAGTCAATCTTTCTTTGGGTCTCTTTAACTTAATACCGGCTTTTCCAATGGATGGTGGCAGAATTTTTAGAGCCATCTTATCTATGTTTCAACCCAGAGAAAAGGCCACAAAGAATGCTGCCCGGCTGGGGTTATTATTGGCGTTAGGGTTTATCGTTTTGGGTCTCTATTACAATCCGTTCCTCATTTTCATTGGAGGATTTATTATCCTATCAGCCTCTTCGGAATCTTCCATAGTCAGCGCTCAGGCCTTATTGGAGGGTCATAAAGCAGGAGACATTGTAATGCACAACTTCTCATCCCTTAATCACGACCTATCCATCGCACAAGCCTCTGAGGCTGTGCTTGATAGACAGTCAACACATTTTGTAATTTATTCAGATAGCAAAGAGGTCGTGGGTACCGTCAATAGAGACCAAATTATTAAGTCATTGAAAGTGATGGATCACAAGACCACGCTTTCATCTATCATGAATCCCGTATTAGAACACATTCCTGCTGAAACCTCCCTTAAGGAGCTCTATACGAGTCAAATACTTCGTAATAATGTAATGGTACCTGTTACTGAAAATGGTGAAGTGGTTGGAGTGATCAACCTGGAAAACATTCTGGAGTTTTTGGCTATAAAACAGGCTACTCCTCAATGGAAGTCCATTTTACAACGTCACAAGCCTACCTAA
- a CDS encoding Na/Pi cotransporter family protein, giving the protein MLEHIDIWKFAAGLGLFLFGMAQLEKGVKELSGRRFKVYIKKHTTNKLKAIFSGTLITAVLQSSSVVTLMLLAFVGAGVISMQNALGVILGSNLGTTFTGWLVATLGFKVDIENFIMPFIAIGGLMVVLFPKRENFYNTGLLTIGLALLFLGLSFMKDSIVYLAENFDVSIFAEYGPIVFLLVGFVFTAIIQSSSASMVITLSALNAGIISFEAGAAMVIGADLGTTITVMIGGIQGTSSKKRVALGHFLFNLITDLVAFLLLGVLITFVTDVLNVKDELFGLVVFHSSFNILGIIIFFPFLDRFAKFLISKYSSKDDKVGILVHEATVEVPEAALEALHLETRHLISLVLRLYGMAFLQETSVGDNAAKNGGLLRSGNRFKDQYHKIKRLQGEMINFYGDLQKQSLTEEESSKLSMIIATTSNALYAAKDIKDIEKDLVSFRKSSRSSLERIYSFLNDYSSDMIQRFIGMLDSDDDEVYFEELGKLMVDIQKEYDDLLNMVYDRPNRRHLREEEIATVLNVNRQLFSSNRAIILSLKDYLLDPEQASEFENLPSFR; this is encoded by the coding sequence GTGTTAGAACATATCGACATATGGAAGTTTGCCGCTGGCTTAGGCTTGTTCTTGTTCGGTATGGCCCAATTGGAGAAGGGCGTCAAGGAATTGTCAGGGAGACGATTCAAAGTCTATATCAAGAAGCATACGACTAACAAACTCAAAGCAATTTTCAGCGGAACATTGATTACAGCTGTTTTACAAAGCAGTTCTGTGGTCACCCTAATGCTTCTCGCATTTGTGGGTGCTGGTGTAATTAGTATGCAAAACGCCCTGGGTGTTATTCTAGGGTCCAATTTGGGCACCACATTCACCGGTTGGCTTGTGGCAACGCTTGGCTTCAAGGTAGATATTGAAAATTTCATCATGCCTTTTATCGCAATAGGAGGACTTATGGTGGTATTATTTCCGAAGCGAGAGAACTTCTACAATACCGGGCTTTTGACAATCGGCCTTGCACTCCTTTTTCTAGGACTTTCCTTTATGAAGGATAGCATTGTTTACCTGGCGGAGAATTTTGACGTCAGCATTTTCGCGGAGTATGGTCCCATTGTTTTTCTATTAGTAGGGTTCGTATTTACTGCCATTATTCAGTCAAGTTCAGCCTCCATGGTAATTACCTTGAGTGCCCTGAATGCTGGAATTATAAGTTTTGAGGCCGGAGCCGCCATGGTAATTGGTGCGGATTTGGGGACAACCATAACTGTGATGATAGGAGGTATACAAGGTACATCATCAAAGAAGCGAGTGGCATTAGGTCATTTTCTGTTTAATCTCATCACAGATTTAGTGGCCTTTCTTCTTTTAGGCGTGCTGATCACTTTTGTTACTGATGTACTGAATGTCAAGGATGAGCTTTTTGGGTTGGTGGTTTTTCATAGCTCATTCAACATTCTTGGAATCATAATCTTCTTTCCATTCCTAGATCGTTTCGCCAAGTTTCTAATCAGCAAATATTCAAGTAAGGATGATAAGGTCGGTATTCTAGTTCATGAAGCCACTGTTGAGGTACCAGAAGCAGCGCTTGAAGCGCTACACCTTGAGACTAGGCACCTCATTTCATTGGTATTGAGGCTCTATGGCATGGCTTTTCTTCAGGAAACGTCAGTTGGAGACAATGCCGCGAAGAATGGTGGGCTTCTGAGGTCGGGTAACAGGTTTAAGGATCAATACCATAAGATAAAGAGGCTACAAGGTGAGATGATCAATTTCTATGGTGACCTACAGAAGCAGTCGTTGACCGAAGAAGAATCATCCAAACTATCTATGATAATAGCCACTACGAGTAATGCGCTTTATGCGGCTAAGGATATAAAGGATATTGAAAAAGACCTTGTCAGTTTTCGTAAGTCAAGCCGCAGTAGTTTAGAGAGGATTTATAGTTTCCTAAATGACTATAGCAGTGATATGATTCAACGATTTATCGGTATGCTTGATTCTGATGACGATGAGGTTTATTTCGAAGAGCTGGGAAAACTTATGGTTGATATTCAAAAGGAATATGATGATCTCTTAAATATGGTTTACGATCGGCCTAACCGAAGACATTTACGCGAAGAAGAAATTGCGACAGTGCTTAATGTAAATAGACAGTTATTTTCCTCTAATCGAGCGATTATACTTTCACTAAAAGATTATCTATTAGACCCGGAACAAGCCAGCGAATTTGAGAACCTTCCAAGTTTTAGGTAG
- a CDS encoding Hsp20/alpha crystallin family protein — protein MTQLVKGSRLFPETPSLLSGFFDDDSFFNLDFPRMGNGWPSRIPAANVKENENEYIIDLAAPGMAKGDFKIDIENGALTISSEKEEESEDKSDDYTRKEFSYSSFTRSFRLPESINEDKIKAKYENGVLVVSLPKKEEAKKLSTKKEIKVG, from the coding sequence ATGACACAGTTAGTAAAAGGTTCCCGTCTTTTTCCTGAAACGCCTTCCTTGCTTTCAGGCTTTTTTGATGATGACAGTTTTTTCAATCTTGACTTTCCAAGAATGGGCAATGGCTGGCCTAGTCGTATTCCGGCAGCGAATGTCAAAGAAAACGAAAATGAATACATCATTGATTTGGCAGCTCCTGGAATGGCAAAAGGTGACTTTAAAATCGATATTGAAAATGGTGCTCTTACCATTAGTTCTGAGAAGGAAGAAGAATCAGAAGACAAGTCGGATGATTACACGCGTAAAGAATTCAGCTACAGCTCTTTTACGAGATCATTTAGACTACCCGAGTCGATCAACGAGGATAAAATCAAGGCTAAATACGAGAACGGGGTGTTGGTAGTCTCTCTACCAAAAAAAGAAGAGGCTAAAAAATTATCAACCAAAAAAGAAATCAAGGTTGGATAG
- a CDS encoding universal stress protein — MTKQKILVPIDFSGCSIKALEVAINLAKGIDATITIMNACQKPAAYTDASVTAYSRDLMREAEVNAKDAFKSVEASLGALRDVEHQFQVKHAFPKDAIISHAQAGNTDLIVMGTTGASGLKGILYGSNTHSVIKNVQCPVLAVPEASSVTSFENIVMAGDYQETPGKDTFDMLSKIAKASGSEIHVLHVSEEPVIQSGETDEAQKLDRYFKNIKHSFHFKLDQHVDDGINDYIDEHNIDLLVIVPKKHKLLERIFKASVTKKMAYHSKIPLLVLHEN, encoded by the coding sequence ATGACAAAACAGAAAATACTAGTTCCGATAGATTTTTCAGGGTGCTCAATCAAAGCACTAGAAGTAGCCATTAATCTGGCCAAAGGCATTGATGCCACTATTACCATTATGAATGCCTGTCAAAAGCCAGCGGCCTATACGGATGCAAGCGTTACAGCCTACTCGCGAGACCTTATGAGAGAGGCTGAAGTCAATGCAAAAGACGCCTTCAAAAGTGTAGAAGCTTCATTAGGTGCACTCCGAGATGTGGAGCATCAATTTCAGGTGAAGCATGCATTTCCAAAAGACGCCATTATCTCCCATGCTCAAGCAGGAAATACAGATCTCATTGTGATGGGTACAACAGGAGCCAGTGGCCTTAAGGGAATACTCTATGGAAGCAATACGCACTCGGTTATCAAAAATGTACAATGTCCTGTACTGGCGGTTCCTGAAGCATCATCGGTCACAAGTTTTGAAAACATTGTAATGGCTGGAGACTATCAGGAAACACCTGGTAAAGACACTTTTGATATGCTATCAAAAATCGCGAAAGCTTCGGGTTCCGAAATTCATGTGCTACATGTAAGCGAAGAACCTGTAATTCAATCAGGTGAAACAGATGAAGCTCAAAAACTCGATCGGTACTTCAAAAACATCAAACATAGCTTTCACTTTAAGTTAGACCAGCATGTAGATGATGGTATCAATGATTACATCGATGAGCATAATATTGATCTACTCGTCATTGTACCGAAAAAGCATAAACTACTAGAAAGAATATTCAAAGCCAGTGTGACAAAGAAAATGGCATATCATTCTAAGATTCCACTATTGGTTCTTCATGAAAACTAA
- a CDS encoding universal stress protein, with the protein MKLKNILVPVDFSECSNNALEYAIELAALSEAKLTLLHCYVVHIPAAEITTDLQPELAHEYRQTAERNFKLLKERLQSLSKVDFQEEIKISFINDGIANTAKEIEADLIVMGTRGADNRIDNFFGSNTYRTIKKSKLPVLAIPEEATFKPLKKILFAADFKFVADLKNLEIIKTLSTLFNAKIEILHVGHGWSELNMHQTEEASAIVEFFGHTDHAYHFIKDNAPIESTIDNHISEHQNELLVLIARKHHFPGSLFKKKITRRTVMHTELPLLTIPDIK; encoded by the coding sequence ATGAAACTAAAAAACATACTTGTTCCTGTTGACTTCTCAGAATGTTCTAACAATGCACTGGAGTATGCCATTGAGCTGGCTGCGCTATCAGAGGCGAAACTAACGCTGCTACACTGTTATGTGGTGCATATTCCAGCAGCTGAAATAACCACCGATTTACAACCTGAACTGGCCCATGAATATCGGCAGACTGCCGAGCGAAATTTCAAGCTCTTGAAAGAACGGCTCCAATCACTGTCAAAAGTAGATTTCCAAGAGGAGATCAAAATAAGCTTCATCAATGATGGAATTGCCAATACCGCAAAAGAAATAGAAGCTGATCTGATCGTAATGGGTACTCGAGGGGCCGATAATAGAATAGATAACTTTTTCGGTAGCAATACTTACCGAACCATTAAAAAGTCTAAACTGCCTGTCCTGGCCATTCCTGAAGAGGCTACTTTCAAACCTCTCAAAAAAATTCTATTTGCTGCAGATTTTAAGTTTGTCGCAGACCTGAAAAACCTGGAAATTATCAAGACACTTTCTACCCTATTCAATGCCAAAATTGAAATTTTACACGTAGGCCATGGTTGGTCTGAATTGAACATGCATCAGACAGAAGAGGCCTCGGCCATAGTAGAGTTCTTTGGACATACCGATCATGCTTATCACTTTATCAAGGACAATGCTCCCATAGAATCCACCATTGATAATCATATAAGTGAACACCAAAATGAGCTTCTGGTATTGATTGCCAGGAAACACCATTTTCCAGGTTCTCTCTTTAAAAAGAAAATCACGAGAAGGACAGTCATGCATACTGAACTCCCATTACTGACTATTCCAGATATCAAATAA